The DNA region GTTAATATGTGCTTGCTAAGTTGTTGTAGGTGGCAGCTacggcattgctatgtggttactagggtgttctctggttgctagagtgttgctatgcggtcgctagggtgttgtgggtggttgctagggaagtTTCTAGAATGTTTCTGTAGCCCCTATCACACAGAGATCTCAGCATTAATCCCAGGAAAAGTCATTCCGGGAACTGTTCTGGGACTGCAAAATTTGTTCATTCACACTGCAAGAGCTTTCCCGTAATCTGTGCTCGCATTCACACACATCCCGGGATAATCGTATAAAGACCAAAGTGACACGATGTGCCGTCTAATGTGCAGCATCTTGAGTTTACTGATAACCGTGTCTTCTCTCTCGATAAGCCGctcttgtaaacaaataaattgcGTGCGGTAAAACTGAATTGACGGTTAATTTAATCGTCTGCGCGGATGGCGAGTTGCTCCCTGGTAGATTTGCATGATAGACAATTTTATTGATTATATTCCGGCATTTAGGCCTACTTTTATAAATagctttttatacattttgttttgtttgatgttacttgtttttgtgttattGGTTGTTGTCTACCAACTGAAATGCCAATAAGGATTGAAAGTGAAAGTGCTaactgtcaaaaaataaataaataaatacaattaatggtATTAAGGTGCATTGCaatgttgttaatattaaataatagaaaattatatttaaaaaaacgagTAATCGCGTTTGTTAGTTTGATTCTAAACAGGCTAAAAATAAAGAAACTAACTGGGTCTGCGGTATCTCAGCGGAGTCGTGagcttgaatccagggtgtgctgagtgactccagtcaggtctccttagcaaccaaattgtcccggttgctagggagggtagagtcacatggggtaacctcctcgtggtggtgattagtggttctctcaatggggcgtgtggtgagttgtgtgtggatcgtggagagtagcatgagcctccacatgctgtgagtctccgcggtgtcatgcacaacgagtcgcgtgatcagatgcgccgattgacggtctcagaagcggacgcaactgagactcatcctccaccacccggattgaggcgataAAAATTGGGGATACAAAAAGAGCTCGGGGCGCAAACGaacactttttggttttcttaCGTCTGTGTAAATACACTTGAAGTTCAAAGTGTTTTTCTTTCTCACATGACTTTGACACGTGTCTGGTACAAATATGTGTTCTTGTTTTATTAATACAGCTTGTAATGTTTTCGCCATCTACCTGGAAAAAAGAAGATGTGAAATGTTACAACGTGCCCGACTACGGGGCATATGGCGACATATTACAGCGTAAAATCCCCCTCTCACAACTGTATCtgatctaattaaaataaaactaaaatatgatGTCAATAATGGTCATTTATTAACTTTGTCATGTATAATAAAGCAGTAATTTTGACActtgacaataaatacacaacaaatcTCTCCCCTACTTCAGGTTTGGAGTGCATGAGACAGCAATATTTTAAATCACAATTTACAAACTGGGTaaccataattattatttttaaataccaaAAGTATTCCTTCTTCAACTGCACCATATATGAGGGGAAATAAAGTTTTGACATTCGATGAGCTGCGCTCTGAATAAAACATGTCTGtttggttactaaggtgttctttGTGATTTCTAAaacgttgctatgtggtttctagagtgttctgcgtggttgttatgcagttgctagggtgttgtgggtggttgctatgtggtttctagagtgttctgcgtggttgttatgcagttgctagggtgttgtgggtggttgctatgtggtttctagagtgttctgcatggttgttatgcagttgctaaggtgttctgggtggttgttatgcagttgctagggtgttgtgggtggttgctatgtggtttctagagtgttctgtgtggttattatgcagttgctaaggtgttcttggtggttgttaTGCAGTAGCTAAGGTGATCTTGgtggttgttatgcagttgctagggtgttgtgggtggttgctatgtggtttctagagtgttctgtgtggatgttatgcagttgctaaggtgttctgggtggttgttatgcagttgctaaggtgttctgggtggttgttatgcagttgctagggtgttgtgggtggttgctatgtggtttctagagtgttctgtgtggttattatgcagttgctaaggtgttcctgGTGGTTGTTATGCAGTAGCtaaggtgttcttggtggttgttatgcagttgctagggtgttgtgggtggttgctatgtggtttctagagtgttctgtgtggttgttatgcagttgctaaggtgttctgggtggttgttatgcagttgctaaggtgttctgggtggttgttatgcagttgctagggtgttgtgggtggttgctatgtggtttctagagtgttctgcgtggttgttatgcagttgctaaggtgttctgggtggttgttaagcagttgctagggtgttgtgggtggttgctatgttgtttctagagtgttctgggtggttgttaagcagttgctagggtgttgtgggtggttgttatgcagttgatagggtgttgtgggtggttgctatgtggtttttaGAGTGGTCTGAGTGGTTGTTAAGCAGTTGCTAGTGTTCTGGGAGGTTGATAGGGTCTTCTTGGTGGTTGCTGTGTGGTAGTTAGGGTtatgtgggtggttgctagagcattgctgTTAGGTTACTAAAGTGTGTTTTGTGATTTCTAAAACATTGCTTTTCAGTTTCTAGGGTGATTTGGGAGGTTACTAATGcattgctaagcagttgctagggtgttctgggtggttgctagagcgtTGTTATGTGGGTACTAGGGTGTTCTTTGtggtttttaaaatgttgttatgcagttgctagggtgatctAGGAAGCTACTTGAGcattgctaagcagttgctagggtgttctcatCGGCTGCTAGATTGTTGCTATTAcattgctagggttttctgggtggttgctagagcattgctatgcagtttctggGTGTTCTTTGCGGTTGTCAGAGCATTGCTGGAAGTTGTCTAAAATGTTGCTATGCGGTTTCTAGGGGATTCTGGGAGGTTGTTAGAGCATTGCTATGCATTTGCAATCAGGTGTGTATTTGATGATCTGAGAGGTTGCTAGAGTGTTTCTatattgttgctagggtgtttctatgtggttaCTAAGGTGATCTGAGAGGTTGCTAGaatgttgctttgtggttgctagggtgttctgggaagTTGCTAAGGTTTTTCTGTAGTTGCTAGAGCATTACTGTGTGATTTCtatggtgttcttggtggtttctTACTGGTCCACATCAGAAGAGAATAGTCTCTCCTCTTTAATGtaagtttatgttttttttaggtAATATTTTAGTGAAGTAACAGACGGATCATTGATGTCTATAGCACAAAAACCCTGAATGTTTAATATTTACTGTTAGAGGTTTGATCAATAATGATAGTGATGCTGGACTTAACAAACAATTGTTCCTCAGTTTTAAGTGCATATTTGATGTTCTGAAAGTGGACATCTGAGGGTGTtttcttattaaatgtttaattaatctTTATAGTCTGCAATCTGATTGAATGgtcgagagagagggagagaagatTGAGCTCTACCAGCCAATCAGCTCTCACTTTCAGCTGACAGGCACCACTGACCGACcaatcagtgtgtgtatgtgtgaggggCGTGGCTTGTGTTCCAGCAGGGTTACTATACTGCGGTGGGCAGGGCTTGAGTGTTGGAGTGGCAGTGATGCGAGCGGGcgatcagagagagagagcgtgctgTGTGATTCTGCTGCGCATCTCTCTCACTGCAGCTGTGCATGCGAccgtgtgcatgcatgtgtgtgtgtcgatGCATGCGACTGTTCTTCAAACAGCGCTCTGTGAATTCACAGCATCACCGCAGGATTCTGCGCATCTGTTGCCGTGGTGATGGGCTGCCGACTGTCACGGCCGTGGATGAGTGACAGCATTGGGGTGAgtccagtgtgtgtgtctgtgtgtgtgtgtgtgtgcgtgtgtgtgtgtgtgtgtgtgatgagtgtgtgtctgtgtgtctgtgtgtgatgagtgtgtctgtgtgtgtgtgtgatgagtgtgtctgtgtgtgtgtgtgatgagtgtgtctgtgtgtgtgtgtgatgagtgtgtgtctgtgtgtgatgagtgtgtctgtgtgtgtgtgtgatgaatgtgtctgtgtgtgtgtctgtgtgtgtgatgagtgtgtgtgtgtgtgtctgtgtgtgatgagtgtgtgtgatgagtgtgtgtctgtgtgtgatgagtgtgtctgtgtgtgtgtgtgatgagtgtgtgagtgtgtgatgagtgtgtgtgtgtctgtgtgtgtgtgttgagtgtgtgtgtgtctgtgtgtgtgatgagtgtgtgtgtgtgatgagtgtgatgagtgtgtgtgtgtctgtgtatgatgagtgtgtgtctgtgtatgtgtgtgtgtgaggagtgtgtgtgtttgtgtttgatgagtgtgtgtgtatttgtgatgtgtgtgtgtgttagtgtgatgagtgtgtgtgtgttagagtgtgatgagtgtgtgtgtctgtgtatgatgagtgtgtgtctgtgtatgtgtgtgtgtgaggagtgtgtgtgtttgtgtttgatgagtgtgtgtgtgtatttgtgatgtgtgtgtgtgttagtgtgatgagtgtgtgtgtgttagagtgtgatgagtgtgtgtgtgtgagtgagtgattgtgatgagtgtgcatgtgtgtgtgcgtgtgtgatgagtgtgtgtgtgtgatgagtgtgtgtgtgtgtgttacagtgtgatgagtgtgtgtgtgtgtgtgtgtgtgagtgagtgattgtgatgagtgtgcatgtgtgtgtgcgtgtgtgatgagtgtgtgtctgtgtgtgtgtgtgtgtttgtgtttgatgagtgtgtgtgtgtgtatttgtgatgtgtgtgtgtgttagtgtgatgagtgtgtgtgtgttagagtgtgatgagtgtgtgtgtgtgtgtgtgtgcgtgtgtgatgagtgtgtgtgtgatgagtgtgtgtgtgtgtgttagagtgtgatgagtgtgtgtgtgtgtgtgtgttagagtgtgagtgagtgattgtgatgagtgtgtgtgtgtgtgtgtgtgtgtgatgagtgtgtgtgtgtgtgtgtgtgtgatgagtgtgtgtgtgtgtgtgtgtgtgtgatgagtgtgtgtgtgtgatgagtgtgtgtgtgtgttagagtgtgatgagtttgtgtgtgtgtgttagagtgtgatgagtgtgtgtgtgtgatgagtgtgtgtgtgtgtgatgagtgtgtgtgtgtgatgagtgtgtgtgtgtgtgttggagtgtgatgagtgtgtgtgtgttagagtgtgatgagtgtgtgtgtgtgttagagtgtgagtgagtgattgtgatgagtgtgtgtgtgtgtgttagagtgtgatgagtgtgtgtgtgttagagtgtgagtgagtgattgtgatgagtgtgcatgtgtgtgtgtgatgagtgtgtgtgtgtgttagagtgtgatgagtgtgtgtgtgttagagtgtgagtgagtgattgtgatgagtgtgcatgtgtgtgtgtgatgagtgtgtatGTTCAGGATTCTATCTGTATTTGTGATTTTATGCGTGTGTGTTGATAGTGAGTATGAGTGACACTGAAGCTGATACACCATGTCCAATTTGTCCTCTCATTtctcgcacacactctctctcacacacacacacacacacacacgtacacacgcacgcacacacacacacacgctctcactctCTCGTGACTCATACATACATGATTATTTtcatggtgtgtgtgtgccagtccaGTACAGATGTGGTCCTGAGTGGGGATGTGTTACAATGGTCAACCTATAAAGtgattaaactgtgtgtgtgtgtgtgtgtgtgtgtgtgtgtgtgtgtgtgagagagagtgtgtgtgtgtgtgtgtgtgtgtgtgtgtgagagagatcgGGTTAAATAGAGTGTATGACAACAGCTGGCGGTCACTCAAATGagagtcaaatatttttttttacatacaattttacatttaaactttaCAGTGTTTGTGTATTACTCACGAGACATGAACACAACTCATTTCTGTCTATTTTATATGATCAATTTATACAGAAATGAGTGTTCATGTCTCGTGAATAATACACAAAGACATTTGTAATGACACGTTTAGTTCGATGAAACCATTTACGTAAGAATGGTGTTCTGAACGATTTACGATTGAAGTCCCAAAATGATTGATGCCCATTCTGCACTGCACAgcttttgtccaatcaaatgctctctaaaatGTGAACGCCCCTTCCGCTAAATACCACCAGCCATCGACTAGCAAGTACCAAATCATGTTCAGCGCTGTGACGATAGCTAAAGCCTGTTGGCTAAACGAGCCCTTCCATACGTCCCAACTTTCCATTTCAAGACAGGAAATACAATTTTACTATAAAACCATTTCATGGAGTCTTTAAAATCGCTTGGTCTTGTTCTTTGTCATTCAGGTTCATGGTCGGGATTTGACGCACCTGCAGAACCGCGAGGCCTTTCGTATCCTGGCCAGCTATGAGCAGCCAATCACGCTTCAGATTGAGGGCCGGAGGGGGCGGAGCCTGCCGTATAACAGGACGACGGACTGCAGCACGCAGACGGAGCGCTCGTGGGATCCTCTTCGAGCGCACTCCTGTACCTTACCACACCTGCCTCACACGGATAGGTGCGACACTGTTGACACCGACTGGACACACATTTCACACTGTTAATAGTGCAAGAAGAAGATCATTTAATGCATCTTAAGTGAAGGGGGCGGGGCCAGAGCTGTGTCATCACTATATAATACTCATTTTACATAAACCACATATATATGAGTGTTTGTACTTTTCCCGCCTTTTCAGGACGTACTACAATCACATGACTCTGCCAGGTAACCATAGAGACGGAAGCAGGTACGAATACCTGCCCAACACACCCAGAGACCTGGAGCACAGAGACCGCCTGTCCTGCAACGTAAGTCATTAACATAATACATGCATGATAATAAGCATGCGTTAATATTCATAAGGACATGCATGCAGTTGCTTGATTTACACTTGATGTAAAGAACCTTGTTTTAGAccttatagcaataataaatatactgtataatttataaaaacattgtttattaaaatcaataaattcatgtttaaaaatattgtatGAATTgattctataatatatataattaatttatacaACCTATAAAAACAGTCCATTGTGCTTTTACATGaacatatttaaagcattttataatttataatataatataaattatcaaTTATATATAGTCCATTTTATTTGTACAGCTCTCTTTATAATCCATTTAGTCTTAAAGCAGCTTTTCGGAAACTCTTGCCTGAGCAAAAATAAACTCGACTGTGATATTTACATTAtgattaaaagataattttgattaaaatatattaataaatacaaataggcCGAGGCACCATAGCTGCATTTTCACACACTGAAAAATCTTATTTTAAGCAGGAAATAGCAATTGTGCACTTCAGCATTTGACGCTAACATCAATATCAATCATTTATGATTAATTTTACAGCGACAAGCTCAAATGAATGTTTAAAAGCAGTTGCTACATTCATTTTATGTGTGTAGTGTTAAGAGATGCTAAATTGTGTGCGTCTCCAAATAAACACGTATTTCAAAATCAAGCTTCTCTCTTATGCGCAGGAATTATTCATGCTTTTAGCTACGCTTgggaatgcacacacacacacacacacacacacacacacacacacacacacagacaatcgaACACGACTCACGTGTGCGGTGGGCGAGAGGAAATAAAGCCACTGAAGGAGACAGAGACTGACAGTTTCCCTTTAACAGTCATTTAAAAACCAAAGATAATGACACTCGTCATGCTAATAATTGCTCATGAATGGACAAATGTTCTTCTCATTAGGGCAGAAACATTTCAAATGCAATAATGATATTAAGAATGATGCTGTTCTTGGCGTGTCACGGGTGCAGTCTTTGGGGCAAGTGTACTAAAGGGTCAAATGAAGCCAGATTCATTATCAATAAATCGTCACATCCAATAACAGTCTGGTTCTTTGTTTAATTATCGTTTTTTAGGACCCAGAATTCTCGAATGCCGTTTCTCAGGGACAAAACTGTCTGATTGGCTGCTGCAATGCGAATCCAGATGAGCCCAGAAGCTTCCAGAGTCAGGTGAGATTTTTTCAAACTACAACTTCTAAAAGAGCATGAAAATATGAGCAGAACCTACATAAAGAATAACTGATGAATGACTATTGAATTATTGAGCATTTAATGCACACAAGGTGGTAATGCGGCCATTGCAAAGTGGCCGATAAACCTCAGGTAtgcatttatttgtaatattttgacgTTTGACGTCAATTGCACTTCGGTAAAGTTCTGAGGGTTTcgtccctaaaacgctcttggATGTAGAAATACGGTCTTGCTTTGAATCCAATCCACCTTCTCTCGTTTAAAACTGTCAAGTATCCCTTACCCCAAACCTACTCCCTAACACTACCCTCTACCCCTTACCCCTACCCCCTAACACTACCCTCTACCCCTTACCCCAAACCTACTCCCTAACACTACCCTCAACCCCTTACCCCAAACCTAACCTTTACCCATACCCCCTAACTCTACCCTCTACCCCTTACCCCAAACCTAACCTTTACCCCTACTCCCTAACACTACCCTCAACCCCTTACCCCAAACCTAACCTTTACCCCTACCCCTAACTCTACCCTCTACCCCTTACCCCAAACCTAACCTTTACCCCTAACCCCTGCCCCAAACCCTAACCACTTACCCAAAACCTAGCCCTAACCCCTACCTCCTAACACTACCCCCTTACTgcaaacctaacccttacccctaaccctacacTCTAACTCTAACACTTACCCCTAACACTACCCCcttaccccaaacctaaaccttaccccTACCCCCTAACACTGCCCCcttaccccaaacctaacccttacccctaaccctacacTCTAACACTTACCCCTAACACTACCCCcttaccccaaacctaaaccttaccccTACCCCCTAACACTACCCCCTTACCCCAAACCTAACGCTTACCCATAACCCTACCCCCACCCGCTAACCCTACccccttacccctaatcctaccTCCTTACCCTCTATCCCTACCCTCTTACCCATAACCCTTACCCCTAGCCCTACCCTCTAACCCTTACCCACAACACTTACCCCTAACCCTTACCCCTACCCACTAACACTAtccccttacccctaaccctttCCCTTCACCCTACCTCCTTACCCCTAACTTAACCCTTAACCCCTACACCCTAAACCTGGAACTATTTCACCATCTGTGCAGTTATGGAGAATTAATCAATAATCTTCAAATGTTAATCAACAATTAATGAAGAGTCTTTGACTGAATGAATGTAGAACTAGACTCGAGCTGAGAGTTCAGGATTGCATCTGTAGTTTGTAGAACTGTAGTGTGAATATTCTCAAAAGCATCTCGATCTGTCACAGCCCAAGAGGCGAGGAGTCACAGATTATGTAAGTTATGTGTTACCAGGCAACTAGCGATCATAAATACTGAATATTCTCAGCCGGTCTGCCATAAGAGTGACTCCCAGCTCGAATCTGCTACAGTTCAATGAATTCAGTTCATATATCATTTAAATGTGaaacttgttttcccttcaaCCTTTGTGATTTCACAAAGTCAAAGGGAAAGGGATATTTCACCGAAACATAAATACTATGTTATCATTTACGCTACTATACTGTAGTGTCACATATTTAGACTTTTAACTAAAAGCCttgtctggtccacattgcagcttattttggccaagaaccacccacacAGACAAGATATATAAAGACACCAATCACAGTTTTTTACGTGTTGTTTAGTGGCGAGTTTATGTGAAATCATTGATACCACTATAATAGACTGCTGTGGggaaaaaacatcaaaatatgccGTGGTAGCCTCTTCACTGTCTTCATAGGACAATATAGTGGAGACCCGTGTAGACTTTGCTGTCAGAATTTCTGTCCATCTAAAAGTAATGAAGCTTTGATTATTTCACAGATATAACTCTGAAAACAATGAGGACTATACGGTTCTGCTGGTGGAAATCTTGTGTTTTATTCAAAACTCAAAAAAGATTTGATGTCATGAACGTCACAATCTTCAAATCCAGTGACTACAACTTTCTCAGATGTGCTCATAGTAGCCGTCTGAGAACTTACATGACTTTAAGTGTGGTGTTGTTAGGAAGAACACAAAGTAgaatcattgtaccatggtaaaatcactgtaacgcacCGCCTTGAGTGGCGTATTGCTTTCATTTaataatatgtgtgtatgtttgtgtctgacAGACTGATGACGAAGACTACATGATGGAGAAACCCGTCGGTTACCTGCCCCTCCACCACGAGCTGGACAGCGGTCTCGGCTGGACGGATGGCAGTTTCCACCAGGGCGAGCTGTCGGGGGTGGAGACAGAGGAGGGGCTTGATGAATGCCACGTCCACGCAGGGGGAGGTTCACCTTCATCTGAATCCTTCATCTCATCAGAACTGAGCGACTCTGGATTTTACAGCGTCAGTACTGGAGAGTTTCTGCGATTCCAGCGACTGCTAGAGAGACGCATGCGCCATTACAACGCTCGTATGCACCACCAGGGAGAGCCGTCTTCCCGTGAACGAAGAGACAGCCAGATAAAACACCGCGAGTTGGAGGCCATCCCTGAGGCGCTAACGGTGCAGCCTCAAAACCTCTGCATACCCGCAGTTCCGGGGTCGCGAGGCTTGTCCCGAGTGTCATCCGTGCAGTACCGCAAAGAGGAGCGACCGAGTTTGAACAGACACAGCTCAAGTAGCGGCTCGCTGTTCAATCCCGCTGTGCACTCTACTTGCAGTACCCCATCTGGCCAGCGGAGGCCACAGCCGCATCGAAGCTCTGCAGGAATGCTGAGAAGAAGCAGGACGTTGCATCACCATCCTGCATCCATGGAGCACCGCAGGCGGGCGAGTCACCCGGCGTCACCCAACTACTGCAGCGCAACGCTGCATCACTGCAGCCACACAATCGACCTTCCAATGGAGCTACCTGAAGAACCGGATGTCACCATGATGCGCAGTATGGGGCACCTGGCACACCCTGTTGCACACCCTGCACTCGCTGCACAGACTGCATGCACTACACAAGCTACACATATGATGAGTCAACCGTCATTGGTATGTCCAATTGACGACCATCGCTGGGTTCCGCCTCAAAATTTTCAAGACATCAACAGGATGCGAGCATCAACTGAACCCCAGCTACAGCAGAACTTTGTGAACGAGCAGCCACCCGGCCGACAACGAGACGTGCGCTTCCACACCTTGAGTCACACGCCCAGTCAGGACACCAATGATACCTGGCCTAAACCTGCCAACCGCCTGGGCGCAGGGGGCGGAGGCGGTCTCTACAGCACTCTGGAGGGCCACATGCCCACTGCAGCCACCCGGAAAACAGCTAGCGGAAACATGCGGGCAGTTCGAAACCAGATGTTACGAGATCGAGCATCCCGTCTGGCGGATGAGCGTAGTGGCATGAGCACAGATGAGGAAAGCCACTCCGATGTCCGTATGGGTCGATATTGGAGTCGCACTGAACGCCGTGAGCACATGCTGCAGAAACAGCGACAGCAGATGGCCAGAGGGGGCGTGGCTGTTACCGGATTGGTGCATGGGGGTGGGGTCATAGATAACCGTTATAGTACAGTTCTTGAGATGAGCCAGCAGAAACTAAGTCGTCTGAGGAACCGAAAGGTGCTTGACGACTGGACCACTGTAGAGGAACTCCTGACCCACGGAACTCGCCTCGGTGCGGGCGAAGATGCTCGACAGCTGCCCACGTCTTTACTCACCGTCACAACTGTATAGCAACAGTCGCCGAGTGTGTGTTCAGAtgtatgtgagtttgtgttttgGATCTGCCTGCACTACACAAAGCTACCTCCAGAAATTGAGGTTAACTGTAGATACAAATGTTTCCACGGTAGTACATTGATTTGTATATTTGCAGTATCTGGTTTTGCATTGTGTTGTAAAGAGACGTTTCATTACGGAGCGAAATGACCACAGTTGGATTCGACCGCACGAAGCAATACGACATAGATGCCGATACCAGACTAACGAAACTTCATTTGGTGCAAgcgtatttttttgttgttgttgttgttgttgttgttgttgaaaaaaaGAATGGAAATGTACGTTATGGATAATTTTATAGTGGTGcttacattaatttaatttatttataagaaACTGCAGTTAGCCTAAACACCCCATCCAGATTACATCACTTTTGCACAAAATACGAAATTCTCTCGGACTGTCTTCCGCTAGCTGAGGGAATTTACggagtgtgaacagcccctcttTTCAATGACGAATCTGATTTTATGATAGCATAATCTAATGATGGATTGCGAGTCAGATATGCAGTGGCCAATGGCGGGTGTGTagcgttagggttagggttaggtctgACCGTAACTTAACCCTACGCTAGGTGTGGTCTGGGAAGAATAATCGgctcgggattttacatagcaactggcccaaaacttccTCATCCTTTTCCGCATATCGCAACCCTCTTTGGCATATAGCGGCACCGTTTTCtggcctgttctgcataacgcggcggctcatttcagtttatcgtggcccattctcCCCGTTTCGCGGCTGCCCCACCGGCCCGCCAGGTTCtccccgatggccagtctgcccctgatcggccccaaagtgtgtcggcccacagggaaaatgcccggtatgccagatcacCAATCCAGCCCTG from Xyrauchen texanus isolate HMW12.3.18 chromosome 50, RBS_HiC_50CHRs, whole genome shotgun sequence includes:
- the LOC127641342 gene encoding uncharacterized protein LOC127641342, which translates into the protein MGCRLSRPWMSDSIGVHGRDLTHLQNREAFRILASYEQPITLQIEGRRGRSLPYNRTTDCSTQTERSWDPLRAHSCTLPHLPHTDRTYYNHMTLPGNHRDGSRYEYLPNTPRDLEHRDRLSCNDPEFSNAVSQGQNCLIGCCNANPDEPRSFQSQTDDEDYMMEKPVGYLPLHHELDSGLGWTDGSFHQGELSGVETEEGLDECHVHAGGGSPSSESFISSELSDSGFYSVSTGEFLRFQRLLERRMRHYNARMHHQGEPSSRERRDSQIKHRELEAIPEALTVQPQNLCIPAVPGSRGLSRVSSVQYRKEERPSLNRHSSSSGSLFNPAVHSTCSTPSGQRRPQPHRSSAGMLRRSRTLHHHPASMEHRRRASHPASPNYCSATLHHCSHTIDLPMELPEEPDVTMMRSMGHLAHPVAHPALAAQTACTTQATHMMSQPSLVCPIDDHRWVPPQNFQDINRMRASTEPQLQQNFVNEQPPGRQRDVRFHTLSHTPSQDTNDTWPKPANRLGAGGGGGLYSTLEGHMPTAATRKTASGNMRAVRNQMLRDRASRLADERSGMSTDEESHSDVRMGRYWSRTERREHMLQKQRQQMARGGVAVTGLVHGGGVIDNRYSTVLEMSQQKLSRLRNRKVLDDWTTVEELLTHGTRLGAGEDARQLPTSLLTVTTV